A portion of the Rhodopseudomonas sp. BAL398 genome contains these proteins:
- a CDS encoding nitrate/nitrite transporter, with amino-acid sequence MTTVSDADAGPRSRALWASTIGFTLCFAVWTIFSIIGIQIKQELSLSETQFGLLVGTPILTGSLVRLALGIWTDQYGGRRIFPVVMLAGALATFLLTYAHTYTQTLVAALGVGIAGGSFAVGIAYVSRWYEQGKQGLALGIFGAGNVGAAVTKFVAPFVLIAYGWQGVAQIWAAVLAVGAVVFWFVTADDPVVAERRRTGAPAKSAWLEFSALKNIQVWRFSLYYFYVFGAFVALSLWLPQYLMNVYGVDIKTAGMTAAMFSLPASVFRAYGGHLSDRYGARTVMYWTFLVGVACTFILSYPPVDYVVHGIKEPVAFHLEMGVVSFTVTIFVLGFFMALGKAAVYKHIPLYYPNNVGAVGGLVGMIGGLGGFVLPIAFGILNDLTGLWTSCFMLLFGLVLGSLLWMHFSIRHMERNATAGALRALPQLPEMQPIHGTKHAGALSGAMLSDWRPEDKKFWESSGRAIAQRNLWISIPALLLSFAVWQVWSVVVAKLPSVGFKFTTDELFWLAALPGISGALLRIFYSFMVPIFGGRLWTTLATWSLMIPAIGIGYAVQTPETPYAVFLILALLCGLGGGNFASSMANISFFFPKSEKGNALALNAGLGNLGVSVVQFLVPIVITVGVFGWMGGDPVAVGAGAKAAPMWLQNAGFIWVPFIAVSAFAAWFGMNDIASAKASFSEQAVIFQRKHNWIMCVLYTGTFGSFIGYSAGFPLLAKTQFPAVDALPFIFLGPLVGALSRSATGWIADRLGGARVTFYVFILMSVGVIGVLYFLGVKDQPYAFWGFFSMFLLLFFATGVGNASTFQMIPAIMRKEVARLMPNLDPAERTREAEKESAAITGFTSAIAAFGAFFIPKAYGSSIAATGGPQMALYGFLAFYLICIVVTWAVYTRRGGLLYDVERRPAAAVAQPAE; translated from the coding sequence ATGACAACTGTCTCGGATGCGGACGCAGGCCCACGGAGCCGTGCGCTTTGGGCCTCGACGATTGGATTTACGCTTTGCTTCGCCGTATGGACGATCTTCTCGATCATCGGCATCCAGATCAAACAGGAGCTCTCGCTCTCTGAAACCCAGTTCGGCCTGTTGGTCGGCACCCCGATTCTCACCGGTTCACTAGTGCGGCTGGCACTTGGGATCTGGACCGACCAGTATGGCGGACGCCGGATTTTTCCGGTGGTGATGCTCGCCGGCGCGCTGGCGACCTTCCTGCTCACCTACGCGCACACCTATACCCAGACGCTGGTCGCCGCGCTCGGCGTCGGCATCGCCGGCGGCTCCTTCGCGGTCGGCATCGCCTATGTCTCGCGCTGGTATGAGCAGGGCAAGCAGGGCCTCGCGCTGGGCATTTTCGGCGCAGGCAATGTGGGCGCCGCAGTCACCAAATTCGTCGCCCCCTTCGTGCTGATCGCCTATGGCTGGCAGGGTGTCGCGCAGATCTGGGCTGCGGTCCTTGCCGTTGGCGCCGTGGTGTTCTGGTTCGTCACCGCCGACGATCCGGTCGTCGCCGAGCGTCGCCGCACCGGCGCGCCGGCGAAAAGCGCGTGGCTGGAGTTTTCAGCGCTGAAGAACATTCAGGTCTGGCGCTTCTCGCTGTATTACTTCTACGTATTCGGCGCGTTCGTCGCGCTGTCGCTGTGGCTGCCGCAATATCTGATGAACGTCTACGGCGTGGACATCAAGACCGCCGGCATGACGGCGGCGATGTTCTCGCTTCCGGCCAGCGTATTCCGTGCCTATGGCGGCCATCTCTCGGATCGCTACGGCGCCCGGACCGTTATGTACTGGACCTTCCTGGTCGGCGTCGCCTGCACCTTCATCCTGTCCTATCCGCCGGTCGACTACGTCGTGCACGGCATCAAGGAGCCGGTCGCCTTCCACCTCGAGATGGGCGTGGTCTCCTTCACAGTGACCATTTTTGTGCTGGGCTTCTTCATGGCGCTCGGCAAGGCGGCGGTGTACAAGCACATTCCGCTGTATTACCCCAATAATGTTGGCGCCGTCGGCGGACTGGTCGGCATGATCGGCGGTCTCGGCGGCTTCGTGCTGCCGATCGCCTTCGGCATCCTCAACGACCTCACCGGCCTATGGACCAGCTGCTTCATGCTGCTGTTCGGCCTGGTGTTGGGCTCGCTGCTCTGGATGCATTTCTCGATCCGCCATATGGAGCGCAACGCCACTGCCGGCGCGCTACGGGCGCTGCCGCAGCTGCCTGAAATGCAACCGATCCACGGCACCAAGCATGCCGGTGCGCTCTCCGGTGCGATGCTGAGTGACTGGCGCCCCGAGGACAAAAAGTTCTGGGAGAGCAGCGGCCGCGCCATCGCCCAGCGCAATCTCTGGATCTCGATTCCGGCGCTGCTGCTGTCGTTCGCGGTGTGGCAGGTGTGGTCGGTCGTGGTCGCCAAGCTGCCCTCGGTCGGCTTCAAGTTCACCACCGACGAATTGTTCTGGCTGGCTGCCCTGCCGGGAATTTCCGGAGCCCTGCTGCGGATCTTCTACTCGTTCATGGTGCCGATCTTCGGCGGCCGGCTGTGGACCACGTTGGCGACCTGGTCGCTGATGATTCCGGCGATCGGCATCGGCTACGCAGTGCAAACGCCGGAGACGCCCTATGCGGTGTTCCTGATCCTGGCGCTGCTGTGCGGCCTTGGCGGCGGAAACTTCGCGTCATCGATGGCCAACATCTCGTTCTTCTTTCCGAAATCGGAGAAGGGCAACGCGCTGGCGCTCAATGCCGGGCTCGGCAATCTCGGCGTCAGCGTCGTCCAGTTCCTGGTCCCGATCGTGATCACCGTCGGGGTGTTCGGCTGGATGGGCGGCGATCCGGTGGCGGTCGGCGCCGGCGCCAAGGCGGCGCCGATGTGGCTGCAGAACGCCGGCTTCATCTGGGTGCCGTTCATCGCGGTGTCGGCATTCGCGGCGTGGTTCGGCATGAACGACATCGCTTCGGCGAAGGCCTCGTTCTCCGAACAGGCGGTGATCTTCCAGCGCAAGCACAACTGGATCATGTGCGTGCTCTACACCGGAACGTTCGGATCGTTCATCGGCTACTCGGCGGGATTCCCGCTGCTGGCGAAGACCCAGTTCCCGGCGGTCGACGCGCTGCCGTTCATCTTCCTCGGCCCGTTGGTCGGCGCGCTGTCGCGCTCGGCGACCGGATGGATCGCGGATCGGCTCGGCGGCGCGCGGGTGACGTTCTACGTCTTCATTCTGATGTCGGTCGGCGTCATCGGGGTGCTGTACTTCCTCGGCGTCAAGGACCAGCCCTATGCGTTCTGGGGCTTCTTCTCGATGTTCCTGCTGCTGTTCTTCGCCACCGGCGTCGGCAACGCCTCCACCTTCCAGATGATCCCGGCGATCATGCGGAAGGAAGTCGCGCGGCTGATGCCGAATCTCGACCCCGCCGAGCGTACCCGCGAGGCGGAGAAGGAATCGGCGGCGATCACCGGATTCACCTCGGCGATCGCGGCGTTCGGCGCCTTCTTCATCCCGAAAGCCTATGGCAGTTCGATCGCCGCGACCGGCGGGCCGCAGATGGCGCTGTACGGCTTCCTCGCCTTCTACCTGATCTGCATCGTGGTGACCTGGGCGGTCTACACGCGGCGCGGCGGGCTGCTTTACGACGTCGAGCGCAGGCCGGCCGCGGCCGTCGCGCAACCCGCAGAATAA
- a CDS encoding nitrate reductase subunit alpha, translating into MSNFLDRLTFFNRMTDEFSGGHGIMTDDDRSWEDGYRKRWQHDKIVRSTHGVNCTGSCSWKVYVKGGIVTWETQQTDYPRTRPDLPNHEPRGCARGASYSWYLYSGNRVKYPLVRSRLLKAWRDARVLMTPVAAWKSIVENPQKRASYVSKRGLGGFVRAPWDEVNELIAAANAYTAKTYGPDRVFGFSPIPAMSMVSYAAGSRYLSLLGGVCMSFYDWYCDLPPASPQTWGEQTDVPESADWYNSGFLILWGSNVPQTRTPDAHFYTEVRYKGAKSVVISSDYSEASKFADMWVSPKPGTDAALGMAMGHVILREFHIDRQPEYFRDYARQYTDMPMLVRLVKQGDHYVPERFIRASDLAGALGETNNPDWKTLAFDETSGDLVVPKGSVGFRWGEKGKWNLEEKDAKGEPTLLRLSLTDIKDGIASVAFPYFGNREHDYFQGTDHPSVLTRNVPIKKLQLTEGETLVASVFDLFVANYGVDRGLGGTNIAKTYDDMEPYTPAWAEQITGVARAQIITVAREFAKNAEKTKGRSMVIVGAGLNHWYHMDMNYRGIINMLVMCGCVGQSGGGWSHYVGQEKLRPQSGWTPLAFGLDWNRPPRQMNSTSAFYAHTDQWRYETLDVSEILSPTAPAGPWDGALIDYNVRAERMGWLPSAPQLQENPLGIKAKADAAGLDAKDYVAKSLQAGELKMSCEDPDNPKNWPRNLFVWRSNLLGASGKGHEYFLKHLVGTKHGVLGKDLGVEGQRRASEVVWHDQAPEGKLDLLVTLDFRMSTTCMYSDIVLPTATWYEKDDLNTSDMHPFIHPLAAAVDPAWQARSDWEIYKGLAKAFSQVAPEVLGVEQDVVLTPIMHDSPGEIAQAFDVKDWKKGEIEPIPGRTMPAVTVVERDYPHLYDRFTSLGPLMDKLGNGGKGMSWNTSHEVEFLRKLNGEVHDGPAKGMPRIQTAIDAAEVILSLAPETNGEVAVKAWESLGGFTGRDHNHLAVPKEDEKIRFRDIVAQPRKIISSPIWSGLESDKVCYNAGYTNVHELIPWRTLTGRQQLYQDHLWMRAFGEGFCVYRPPIDTKTIKPIIEERPNGEKQIVLNFITPHQKWGIHSTYTDNLLMLTLSRGGPIVWISEDDAVRGGIVDNDWIEAYNTNGALVARAVVSQRVKNGMCMMYHAQEKIVNVPGSQMTGQRGGIHNSVTRVVTKPTHMIGGYAQQAYGFNYYGTVGSNRDEFVIIRKMTKIDWLEGAAPDATIDDRTGKLETAS; encoded by the coding sequence ATGAGCAATTTTCTGGACCGTCTCACTTTCTTCAACCGCATGACGGACGAATTCTCCGGCGGCCACGGCATCATGACCGACGACGACCGCTCGTGGGAGGACGGCTATCGCAAGCGCTGGCAGCACGACAAGATCGTTCGCTCCACCCACGGGGTGAACTGCACCGGCTCGTGCTCCTGGAAGGTCTATGTCAAGGGCGGCATCGTCACCTGGGAGACCCAGCAGACCGACTATCCCAGGACCCGGCCGGACCTGCCGAACCACGAGCCGCGCGGCTGCGCCCGCGGCGCCAGCTACAGCTGGTATCTGTATTCGGGCAACCGGGTGAAGTATCCGCTGGTCCGCTCGCGGCTGTTGAAGGCGTGGCGCGACGCCCGGGTGCTGATGACGCCGGTGGCGGCGTGGAAGTCGATCGTCGAGAATCCGCAGAAGCGCGCGTCCTATGTGTCGAAGCGCGGGCTCGGCGGCTTCGTCCGCGCCCCCTGGGACGAGGTCAATGAACTGATTGCGGCGGCCAATGCCTACACCGCAAAAACCTACGGCCCGGACCGGGTGTTCGGATTCTCGCCGATCCCGGCGATGTCGATGGTCAGCTACGCCGCCGGCTCGCGCTATCTGTCGCTGCTCGGCGGCGTCTGCATGTCGTTCTATGACTGGTACTGCGACTTGCCGCCGGCCAGCCCGCAGACCTGGGGCGAGCAGACCGACGTTCCGGAATCCGCCGACTGGTACAATTCCGGATTCCTGATCCTGTGGGGCTCGAACGTTCCGCAGACCCGCACCCCTGACGCGCACTTCTACACCGAGGTGCGCTACAAGGGCGCCAAAAGCGTGGTGATTTCGTCCGACTATTCGGAGGCCTCGAAATTCGCCGACATGTGGGTGTCGCCGAAGCCGGGCACCGACGCCGCTTTGGGCATGGCGATGGGCCACGTCATCCTGCGCGAATTTCACATCGACCGGCAGCCGGAATATTTCCGCGACTACGCCAGGCAATATACCGACATGCCGATGCTGGTGCGGCTGGTCAAGCAGGGCGATCACTACGTTCCAGAGCGGTTCATCCGCGCCTCCGATCTCGCCGGCGCGCTCGGCGAGACCAACAATCCGGACTGGAAGACGCTGGCTTTCGACGAAACCAGCGGGGACCTCGTCGTTCCGAAGGGATCGGTCGGCTTCCGCTGGGGCGAGAAGGGCAAGTGGAATCTGGAGGAGAAGGACGCCAAGGGCGAACCGACGCTGCTGCGCCTGTCGCTGACCGACATCAAGGACGGTATCGCCTCCGTCGCGTTCCCTTATTTCGGCAATCGCGAACACGATTATTTCCAGGGCACCGATCATCCCAGCGTCCTGACCCGCAACGTTCCAATCAAGAAGCTGCAATTGACCGAAGGCGAGACGCTGGTGGCGTCGGTGTTCGATCTGTTTGTCGCCAATTACGGCGTCGACCGCGGCCTCGGCGGCACCAACATCGCCAAGACCTATGATGACATGGAACCGTACACGCCGGCCTGGGCGGAGCAGATCACCGGAGTCGCGCGCGCCCAGATCATCACCGTGGCGCGCGAATTCGCCAAGAATGCCGAGAAGACCAAGGGACGATCCATGGTGATCGTCGGCGCCGGACTGAACCACTGGTACCACATGGATATGAACTACCGCGGGATCATCAACATGCTGGTGATGTGCGGTTGCGTCGGTCAGTCCGGCGGCGGCTGGTCGCATTATGTGGGCCAGGAGAAACTACGGCCGCAATCCGGCTGGACGCCGCTGGCGTTCGGTCTCGACTGGAACCGGCCGCCGCGACAGATGAATTCGACCTCGGCGTTCTACGCCCACACCGACCAGTGGCGCTACGAGACGCTCGACGTCTCCGAGATCCTGTCGCCGACGGCGCCGGCCGGGCCGTGGGACGGCGCGCTGATCGACTACAATGTGCGCGCCGAGCGGATGGGCTGGCTGCCGTCGGCGCCGCAGTTGCAGGAGAATCCGCTCGGGATCAAGGCCAAGGCGGACGCCGCCGGCCTCGACGCCAAGGACTACGTCGCCAAATCGCTGCAGGCCGGCGAGCTGAAAATGTCCTGCGAAGATCCCGACAATCCGAAGAACTGGCCGCGCAATCTGTTCGTGTGGCGCTCCAACCTCCTCGGCGCGTCGGGTAAGGGGCATGAATATTTCCTCAAGCACCTGGTCGGCACCAAACATGGCGTGCTTGGCAAGGACCTCGGAGTCGAGGGCCAGCGCAGGGCCAGCGAAGTGGTCTGGCACGACCAGGCGCCGGAGGGGAAACTCGATCTCCTGGTCACGCTCGATTTCAGGATGTCGACCACCTGCATGTATTCCGACATCGTGCTGCCGACCGCAACCTGGTACGAGAAGGACGACCTCAACACCTCGGACATGCATCCCTTCATTCATCCGCTGGCCGCGGCGGTCGATCCGGCCTGGCAGGCCCGCAGCGACTGGGAGATCTACAAGGGGCTGGCCAAGGCGTTCTCGCAGGTGGCTCCGGAGGTGCTCGGCGTCGAACAGGACGTGGTGCTGACCCCGATCATGCACGACTCCCCGGGCGAGATCGCCCAGGCCTTCGACGTCAAGGACTGGAAGAAGGGCGAGATCGAGCCGATTCCGGGCCGCACCATGCCGGCGGTGACGGTGGTCGAACGCGACTATCCGCATCTCTATGATCGCTTCACCTCGCTCGGGCCGTTGATGGACAAGCTCGGCAATGGCGGCAAGGGGATGAGCTGGAACACCAGCCACGAGGTGGAATTTCTCCGCAAGCTCAACGGCGAGGTCCACGATGGCCCGGCCAAGGGGATGCCGCGGATCCAGACCGCGATCGACGCCGCCGAGGTCATTCTGTCGCTGGCGCCGGAGACCAACGGCGAAGTTGCGGTCAAGGCCTGGGAGTCGCTGGGCGGCTTCACCGGCCGCGATCACAATCATCTGGCGGTGCCCAAAGAAGATGAGAAGATCCGGTTCCGCGATATCGTGGCGCAGCCGCGCAAGATCATCTCGTCGCCGATCTGGTCCGGGCTGGAATCCGACAAGGTCTGCTACAATGCCGGCTACACCAACGTTCACGAGTTGATTCCGTGGCGGACGCTGACCGGGCGCCAGCAGCTCTATCAAGACCATCTGTGGATGCGGGCGTTCGGCGAGGGCTTCTGCGTCTATCGCCCGCCGATCGATACCAAGACCATCAAGCCGATCATCGAGGAGCGCCCGAACGGCGAAAAGCAGATCGTCCTCAACTTCATCACCCCGCATCAGAAGTGGGGCATCCATTCGACCTACACCGACAACCTGCTGATGCTGACGCTGTCACGCGGCGGCCCAATCGTGTGGATCAGCGAGGACGACGCGGTCAGGGGCGGCATCGTCGATAACGACTGGATCGAGGCCTACAACACCAACGGTGCGCTGGTGGCGCGCGCGGTGGTGTCGCAGCGGGTCAAGAACGGCATGTGCATGATGTATCACGCGCAGGAGAAGATCGTGAACGTGCCCGGGTCGCAAATGACCGGGCAGCGCGGCGGCATCCACAATTCGGTGACCCGCGTGGTGACGAAGCCGACCCATATGATCGGCGGCTATGCACAGCAGGCCTACGGCTTCAACTATTACGGCACCGTGGGATCGAACCGCGACGAATTCGTGATCATTCGTAAAATGACGAAGATCGACTGGCTGGAGGGCGCCGCCCCCGACGCCACGATCGACGACAGGACCGGCAAGCTGGAGACCGCATCATGA
- the narH gene encoding nitrate reductase subunit beta has translation MKIRAQIAMVLNLDKCIGCHTCSVTCKNVWTSREGMEYAWFNNVETKPGIGYPKEWENQTKWNGGWTRKANGKIQPKIGGKWRVLAKIFANPDLPEIDDYYEPFTFDYEHLQTAGESQAMPTARPRSLISGERMEKIEWGPNWEEILGGEFAKRSKDANFEGVQKDIYGAFENTFMMYLPRLCEHCLNPACVASCPSGAIYKREEDGIVLIDQDKCRGWRMCVSGCPYKKIYYNWSSGKSEKCIFCYPRIEAGQPTVCAETCVGRIRYLGVVLYDADRIEEVASSKDEKDLYEAQLSIFLDPSDPAVIAQARADGIAEAWIEGARKSPIWKMAMEWKVAFPLHPEYRTLPMVWYVPPLSPIQSAAEAGKMGLDGAMPDVRSLRIPLKYLANLLTAGDEAPVATGLERMLAMRAYMRAKTIDGVIDDSIAEKVGLTGAQIEEMYQLMAIANYEDRFVIPTTHREAGANALDLRGSCGFSFGNGCADGRTETNLFGQPKKARNPMEIV, from the coding sequence ATGAAAATTCGCGCGCAAATCGCCATGGTGCTGAACCTCGACAAGTGCATCGGCTGTCACACCTGTTCGGTCACCTGCAAGAACGTCTGGACCAGCCGCGAAGGCATGGAATACGCCTGGTTCAACAATGTCGAGACCAAGCCGGGGATCGGCTATCCCAAGGAGTGGGAGAACCAGACCAAGTGGAACGGCGGCTGGACCCGCAAGGCTAACGGCAAGATCCAGCCGAAGATCGGAGGCAAGTGGCGGGTGTTGGCGAAGATCTTCGCCAATCCCGATCTGCCCGAGATCGATGACTATTACGAGCCTTTCACCTTCGACTACGAACATCTGCAGACCGCGGGCGAAAGTCAGGCGATGCCGACCGCGCGGCCGCGCTCGCTGATCTCGGGCGAGCGGATGGAAAAGATCGAGTGGGGCCCGAACTGGGAGGAAATCCTCGGCGGCGAATTCGCCAAGCGATCGAAGGACGCGAATTTCGAAGGCGTGCAGAAGGATATCTACGGCGCGTTCGAGAACACTTTCATGATGTATCTGCCGCGGCTGTGCGAGCACTGCCTCAATCCGGCCTGCGTCGCCTCGTGCCCGTCGGGCGCGATCTACAAGCGCGAGGAAGACGGCATCGTACTGATCGATCAGGACAAATGCCGTGGCTGGCGGATGTGCGTCTCGGGCTGTCCGTACAAGAAGATCTATTACAACTGGTCGAGCGGAAAATCCGAGAAATGCATCTTCTGCTATCCGCGGATCGAGGCCGGCCAGCCGACGGTGTGCGCGGAGACCTGCGTCGGGCGCATCCGCTATCTTGGCGTCGTGCTCTATGATGCCGACCGCATCGAAGAGGTCGCCAGCAGCAAGGACGAAAAGGATCTCTACGAGGCGCAGCTGTCGATCTTCCTCGACCCCAGCGATCCCGCAGTGATCGCCCAGGCGAGGGCCGACGGCATCGCCGAGGCCTGGATCGAAGGCGCGCGCAAGTCGCCGATCTGGAAGATGGCGATGGAGTGGAAGGTGGCGTTTCCGCTGCATCCGGAATACCGCACGCTGCCGATGGTCTGGTACGTGCCGCCGCTGTCGCCGATCCAGTCGGCGGCCGAGGCCGGCAAGATGGGGCTCGACGGCGCCATGCCGGACGTCCGCAGCCTGCGGATTCCGCTCAAATATCTCGCCAATTTGCTGACCGCGGGCGACGAGGCGCCGGTCGCGACCGGCCTCGAGCGGATGTTGGCGATGCGGGCCTATATGCGCGCCAAGACCATCGACGGTGTGATCGACGACAGCATCGCCGAGAAGGTCGGTCTCACCGGCGCGCAGATCGAGGAGATGTATCAGTTGATGGCGATCGCCAATTATGAGGATCGCTTCGTTATTCCGACCACCCACCGCGAGGCGGGCGCCAATGCGCTCGACCTGCGTGGTTCCTGCGGCTTCTCGTTCGGCAATGGCTGCGCCGACGGCCGCACCGAGACCAATCTGTTCGGCCAGCCGAAGAAGGCGCGTAATCCGATGGAGATCGTCTGA
- the narJ gene encoding nitrate reductase molybdenum cofactor assembly chaperone codes for MRDSTSVLTFKVLSALLSYPEAELCAAVPEMRRALDGERLIPAPQRAALDRFLDEVETGDLYDLQERYVQLFDRSRTLSLHIFEHVHGESRDRGQAMIDLGAIYQQGGLAMRPGELPDFLPLLLEYCSTLPLDTAREFLGQPAHILAALAERLRKRESSYEWVLRAIGAIAAAELRKADLDAIMSEQEADPNDFAALDAAWEEEAVSFGPGAGAQSAIGGCGTDALAARMRHAKRAVSTADNPLSPGAAS; via the coding sequence ATGCGAGACTCAACGAGTGTGCTCACCTTCAAGGTGCTGTCCGCGCTGCTGTCGTATCCGGAGGCCGAGTTGTGCGCGGCAGTTCCGGAAATGCGGCGGGCGCTGGACGGCGAGCGACTGATCCCGGCGCCGCAACGCGCCGCGCTCGATCGTTTTCTCGACGAGGTCGAAACCGGCGACCTCTACGATCTGCAGGAGCGCTATGTGCAGCTGTTCGATCGCTCGCGCACGCTGTCGCTGCACATTTTCGAGCACGTCCATGGCGAGAGCCGGGACCGCGGCCAGGCTATGATCGATCTCGGCGCGATCTATCAGCAGGGCGGGCTGGCGATGCGGCCCGGCGAATTGCCGGACTTTCTGCCGCTGCTGCTGGAATACTGCTCGACGCTGCCGCTCGACACCGCACGCGAATTCCTCGGCCAGCCGGCACATATCCTGGCGGCGCTGGCGGAACGGCTGCGCAAGCGTGAATCCAGCTACGAGTGGGTGCTGCGTGCGATCGGTGCGATCGCCGCCGCCGAATTGCGCAAGGCCGATCTCGACGCGATCATGTCGGAACAGGAGGCCGATCCCAACGACTTCGCTGCGCTCGACGCGGCGTGGGAAGAAGAGGCCGTCAGCTTCGGGCCGGGCGCCGGTGCGCAATCCGCGATCGGCGGCTGCGGCACCGATGCGCTCGCCGCGCGGATGCGCCATGCCAAACGCGCGGTGTCGACCGCGGACAATCCGTTGAGCCCGGGAGCAGCGTCATGA
- the narI gene encoding respiratory nitrate reductase subunit gamma, whose protein sequence is MNGTLNHIAFGWYPYFALTVFLCGSLLRYDREQYTWKSGSSQLLRRRQLTWGSNLFHVGVLLIFAGHLFGLLTPIWIWETLGVSHSFKQGVAIVVGGTAGLICLVGIVLLLHRRLTDSRILKHSSFGDIAVLALLLVQLLLGLSSIFVSLGHMDGHEMVKLMSWAQGILTLQPGASAYVADVHPIFKAHLLIGMTIFLVFPFTRLVHIWSAPVWYLGRRGYQLVRTNRKGVRGVGAPVQPAE, encoded by the coding sequence ATGAATGGAACCCTCAATCACATCGCCTTCGGCTGGTATCCGTATTTCGCCCTGACCGTGTTCCTGTGCGGCAGCCTGTTGCGCTATGACCGTGAGCAATACACGTGGAAGAGCGGATCGAGCCAGTTGCTGCGGCGTCGCCAGCTGACCTGGGGCTCGAATCTGTTTCACGTCGGCGTGCTCCTGATCTTTGCTGGTCACTTGTTCGGGCTGCTGACGCCGATTTGGATCTGGGAGACGCTGGGCGTGAGCCACAGCTTCAAACAAGGCGTCGCTATCGTGGTCGGCGGCACCGCTGGCCTGATCTGCCTGGTCGGCATTGTCCTGCTGCTGCATCGTCGGCTGACGGATTCGCGAATTCTGAAGCACTCCTCCTTCGGCGATATCGCGGTGCTGGCGCTGCTGCTGGTCCAGCTGTTGCTTGGGCTGTCCAGCATCTTCGTCTCGCTGGGCCATATGGATGGGCACGAGATGGTGAAGTTGATGAGCTGGGCCCAGGGCATCCTGACGCTGCAGCCGGGCGCCTCGGCCTATGTCGCCGACGTTCACCCGATCTTCAAGGCTCACCTCCTGATCGGCATGACGATCTTCCTCGTGTTTCCCTTCACCCGGCTGGTCCATATCTGGAGCGCGCCGGTGTGGTATCTCGGGCGTCGCGGCTATCAGCTGGTGCGCACGAATCGTAAGGGCGTCCGCGGTGTCGGCGCGCCAGTTCAACCGGCGGAGTAA
- a CDS encoding peptidylprolyl isomerase encodes MSNLAFAPSATPQNRVVSVNGRSIPRETIAQEAQHHPATTPAAAFAEAARALVIRQLLLDRANELGLLPKPLADAQGRRETDEEALVRQVVELEVITPVADEATCRRYYEKNLARFRSLAIFEAAHILFPAAPGDPTARAEARLEVAAVLKLVQAAPERFAELARRHSACPSSQQGGNLGQISSGTTTPEFEKALDRLQPGETCAEPAETRYGFHIVRLNRRIEGQLLPFETVRLRIAEYLNEAVERRATVQYISMLAGNAVITGVVLDAATSPLVQ; translated from the coding sequence ATGAGCAATCTTGCGTTTGCACCATCGGCTACGCCTCAGAACCGTGTCGTCAGCGTCAACGGCCGAAGCATTCCGCGCGAAACCATCGCGCAGGAGGCGCAGCATCATCCCGCCACGACGCCGGCGGCCGCCTTTGCGGAAGCGGCCCGCGCGCTGGTAATCAGGCAGTTGCTGCTGGATCGGGCCAACGAACTCGGATTGCTGCCGAAGCCATTGGCCGATGCGCAGGGCCGCCGCGAGACCGACGAGGAGGCCTTGGTCCGTCAGGTGGTCGAGCTCGAGGTGATCACGCCGGTCGCCGACGAGGCGACCTGCCGACGCTACTACGAGAAGAACCTCGCGAGATTCCGGTCGTTGGCGATCTTCGAAGCCGCCCACATCCTGTTCCCGGCGGCGCCAGGCGACCCGACGGCGCGCGCCGAGGCAAGACTCGAGGTGGCGGCGGTTCTGAAGCTTGTTCAAGCCGCACCTGAAAGGTTCGCCGAACTGGCACGGCGGCATTCTGCATGTCCGTCGAGTCAGCAGGGCGGCAATCTCGGCCAGATCAGCTCCGGCACCACGACTCCGGAATTCGAAAAGGCGCTCGACCGGCTGCAACCCGGCGAGACTTGCGCTGAGCCGGCCGAGACCCGCTACGGCTTTCACATCGTGCGGCTCAACCGGCGCATCGAGGGCCAGTTGTTGCCGTTCGAGACCGTTCGTCTGCGGATTGCCGAATATCTCAACGAGGCGGTCGAGCGGCGCGCCACGGTTCAATACATTTCGATGCTGGCCGGCAACGCCGTCATCACCGGCGTCGTCCTTGATGCGGCAACGTCGCCGCTGGTCCAATAA
- a CDS encoding DUF2478 domain-containing protein — MIAASGTIAPHSQQTEADIDVPFAAMLYDDSLRADAVLAGCMRDLQVQGLRLGGVIQIAHDRPDRHRCDMILHDLFSGDQISISADRGAQARGCKLDLDALAQAAVWMERALDGPLDLMVLNKFGKQEAAGRGLLQPVAEAISRGIPTVAGVSAVNLEACIAFAGGRPAILKPHAGELDAWCRRQVESKLMSPPQ; from the coding sequence GTGATCGCCGCATCTGGGACAATCGCGCCGCATTCTCAACAGACCGAGGCTGATATCGACGTGCCTTTCGCGGCGATGCTGTATGACGACAGTCTTCGCGCCGACGCCGTACTCGCTGGTTGCATGCGGGATTTGCAGGTGCAGGGCCTTCGTCTCGGCGGCGTGATCCAGATTGCCCATGACCGGCCGGATCGCCATCGCTGCGATATGATCCTGCACGATCTGTTTTCCGGCGACCAGATTTCGATCTCGGCGGATCGTGGCGCTCAGGCTCGCGGCTGCAAACTTGATCTCGACGCGCTGGCGCAGGCTGCGGTCTGGATGGAGCGGGCGCTCGATGGCCCGCTCGATCTGATGGTGTTGAACAAATTCGGCAAGCAGGAGGCCGCCGGCCGCGGCCTGCTGCAACCGGTTGCGGAAGCGATCAGCCGTGGCATTCCGACCGTCGCGGGGGTCTCGGCGGTTAATCTTGAAGCCTGCATCGCATTTGCCGGTGGCAGGCCGGCGATTCTCAAGCCGCACGCTGGCGAACTCGATGCGTGGTGCCGGCGGCAGGTCGAGAGCAAGCTGATGTCGCCGCCGCAGTGA